A genomic segment from Planctomycetota bacterium encodes:
- a CDS encoding HAD-IA family hydrolase yields MSLDARDIDAVVFDYGNTLIEFAAPQVQQLDRAIASAIAQAIGPFDLDLFIALRKYAYRAAYGHPELREVTMHEQMSDILTKLFGRAPAAAQLESVLEVHDRVFVDTVQAPDYVHDLLAKLAARYTLAMISNYPCGKSIRASLERTGIAPHLKAVVVSGEVGHVKPHPLPFKRVLREVGVAPDRAVYIGDNWLGDIQGAKRAGLFAVHITQFDTLEVFDREDGHHDADLTIAHLSELADHLL; encoded by the coding sequence ATGAGTCTTGACGCCCGTGACATCGACGCCGTGGTGTTCGACTACGGCAACACACTCATCGAGTTCGCCGCGCCGCAGGTTCAGCAGCTTGATCGCGCCATCGCCAGCGCGATCGCCCAAGCGATCGGTCCTTTCGATCTCGATCTGTTCATCGCCCTCCGCAAATACGCCTATCGCGCCGCCTACGGGCATCCCGAGCTGCGCGAAGTCACGATGCACGAGCAGATGAGCGACATCCTCACCAAACTTTTCGGCCGCGCCCCCGCCGCAGCGCAGCTCGAATCGGTGCTCGAAGTGCATGACCGGGTGTTCGTCGATACGGTTCAAGCGCCGGACTACGTGCATGACTTGTTGGCGAAGCTGGCCGCGCGGTACACGCTGGCGATGATCAGCAATTATCCTTGCGGCAAGTCGATCCGCGCGAGTCTGGAGCGGACGGGCATCGCCCCGCATCTCAAGGCCGTCGTTGTCAGCGGGGAGGTCGGGCATGTCAAACCGCACCCGCTGCCGTTCAAACGGGTGCTGCGAGAGGTCGGCGTCGCGCCGGACCGCGCGGTTTACATCGGCGACAACTGGCTGGGCGACATCCAGGGCGCCAAGCGGGCCGGTCTTTTCGCCGTGCACATCACTCAGTTCGACACGCTCGAAGTCTTCGACCGCGAGGACGGCCACCATGATGCGGATCTGACGATCGCCCATCTGAGCGAGCTGGCGGATCATCTGCTTTGA
- the queF gene encoding NADPH-dependent 7-cyano-7-deazaguanine reductase QueF, translating into MPNPKLLECFDNPQPTRDYIIEHIAEEFTSVCPKTGHPDFGSVTLRYCPRKRCVELKALKLYYQSFRNEGIFYEAVTNRICDDLVALMKPRWLVLETHWRGRGGIRSIITAAHGDPPK; encoded by the coding sequence ATGCCTAACCCCAAACTCCTCGAATGTTTCGACAACCCCCAGCCCACCCGCGATTACATCATCGAGCACATCGCGGAGGAGTTCACCAGCGTCTGTCCCAAGACCGGTCACCCCGACTTCGGCTCCGTCACGCTCCGCTACTGCCCCCGCAAGCGCTGCGTCGAGCTCAAAGCCCTCAAACTCTACTACCAGTCCTTCCGCAATGAAGGCATCTTCTACGAAGCCGTGACAAACCGTATCTGCGACGACCTCGTCGCCCTGATGAAACCCCGCTGGCTCGTCCTCGAAACCCACTGGCGCGGCCGCGGCGGCATCCGATCCATCATCACCGCTGCGCACGGCGATCCGCCCAAGTAG
- a CDS encoding siroheme synthase, translating into MMDLPVMLKVRGQRAVIVGGGKVAARRARSLFDAGAEVVIIAPAVESELTHMPVHVEQRAYEAGDLIGAKIVVIATDDPAVNAAAAHEAIAIGAMVNRADEPDAGDFIVPAHARRGPITLAVSTNGISARSAAVLRDQLLASIDEDWVTLLTTVEPFRADVQRSVADPARRTAALHKLTDPAAMSVLKEQGAAALAEHCRRVVEQA; encoded by the coding sequence ATGATGGACTTACCGGTCATGCTCAAAGTCCGCGGTCAGCGGGCGGTGATCGTCGGCGGCGGGAAGGTGGCGGCCCGGCGGGCGCGGTCGCTATTCGATGCCGGCGCGGAAGTCGTCATCATCGCCCCCGCGGTCGAATCGGAGTTGACGCACATGCCCGTGCACGTCGAGCAGCGGGCGTACGAAGCGGGCGACCTGATCGGGGCGAAGATCGTGGTCATCGCCACCGACGACCCGGCGGTCAACGCCGCCGCGGCTCACGAAGCGATCGCCATCGGCGCGATGGTCAACCGTGCGGACGAACCGGATGCCGGCGATTTCATCGTTCCGGCCCACGCCCGCCGCGGACCCATCACCCTCGCCGTCTCAACGAACGGCATCAGCGCCCGATCCGCCGCGGTACTGCGCGATCAGTTGCTCGCATCGATCGACGAAGACTGGGTCACGCTGCTCACGACCGTCGAGCCGTTTCGGGCGGATGTTCAACGAAGCGTCGCCGACCCCGCCCGTCGCACGGCCGCGCTGCACAAGCTGACCGATCCGGCGGCGATGAGCGTACTGAAGGAACAGGGCGCGGCGGCGCTGGCGGAGCATTGCCGCCGCGTGGTGGAGCAGGCATGA
- a CDS encoding glutamyl-tRNA reductase, with the protein MHLICVGISHQTASVDLRERIAMNEDTVRKTLADLRSVYPNAEMAIMSTCNRSEFYVARPLHGHPRVEEMIGFIADARNIPAGDFAAAAYHHDNEKAIRHLMRVASGLESMVLGEDQIIGQVRGAYDVAQQMGTIGKVLHKVFQSALATGKKVRTQTQIAAGRRSVASVAVDFARHLFSHFDDKNVLAIGAGKMTDLTLRQFMEMRPAKLTVLNRTIEKAKPLAEKYGGTAAGWDQLADALVEADVVISSTGATEPIVTEAMFRPLIKRRRFRPLFIIDMAVPRDFEAAVGQAANVYLYNMDDLQRAIADQASARNGQIGECEAIIEPSVAECYEAVQTSDFADLIRQLREQLHTIGAAEAQRTLNKLKVASADDLQKIIDEHTHRLVNKILHRPISELGKGRGTAAAMYATALRRLFELEPDQEDMENPEQNEMK; encoded by the coding sequence ATGCATCTGATCTGCGTGGGCATTTCGCATCAGACCGCATCGGTCGATTTGCGCGAGCGCATCGCCATGAACGAGGACACGGTGCGCAAGACGCTCGCCGATCTGCGCAGCGTATATCCGAACGCGGAGATGGCGATCATGTCCACGTGCAACCGCTCGGAGTTTTACGTGGCGCGCCCGCTGCATGGCCATCCGCGCGTCGAGGAAATGATCGGCTTCATCGCCGACGCGCGGAACATTCCCGCCGGCGACTTCGCCGCGGCGGCGTACCACCACGACAACGAGAAGGCGATCCGACACCTGATGCGCGTCGCCAGCGGGCTCGAGTCGATGGTGCTCGGCGAGGACCAGATCATCGGGCAGGTCCGCGGCGCTTACGACGTGGCGCAGCAGATGGGCACGATCGGCAAGGTGTTGCACAAGGTGTTTCAATCGGCGCTGGCAACGGGCAAGAAAGTGCGGACGCAAACGCAGATCGCGGCGGGGCGGAGGAGCGTGGCGAGCGTCGCGGTCGATTTCGCCCGTCACCTGTTCAGCCATTTCGACGACAAAAACGTGCTGGCGATCGGCGCGGGGAAGATGACGGACCTGACGCTGCGGCAGTTCATGGAGATGCGGCCGGCGAAGCTGACGGTGCTCAACCGGACGATCGAGAAGGCGAAGCCGCTGGCGGAAAAATACGGCGGGACGGCGGCGGGATGGGATCAGCTCGCCGATGCTTTGGTCGAAGCGGACGTGGTGATCAGCTCGACCGGCGCGACGGAGCCGATCGTCACGGAGGCGATGTTCCGCCCGCTGATCAAGCGGCGTCGGTTCCGCCCGCTGTTCATCATCGACATGGCGGTGCCGCGCGATTTTGAGGCGGCGGTCGGTCAGGCGGCCAACGTGTACCTGTACAACATGGACGACCTTCAGCGGGCGATCGCCGATCAGGCATCGGCCCGGAACGGACAGATCGGCGAGTGCGAAGCCATCATCGAACCGAGCGTCGCCGAATGCTACGAGGCCGTGCAGACCAGCGACTTCGCTGACCTGATCCGCCAACTGCGCGAGCAGCTTCACACAATCGGCGCCGCCGAGGCCCAGCGCACGCTCAACAAGCTCAAGGTCGCCAGCGCCGATGATCTGCAAAAGATCATCGACGAGCACACGCATCGCCTCGTCAACAAAATCCTGCACCGGCCCATCAGCGAGCTGGGCAAGGGCCGCGGCACGGCGGCGGCGATGTACGCCACGGCTTTGCGCCGCCTCTTTGAGCTGGAGCCGGACCAGGAAGATATGGAAAACCCCGAACAAAATGAGATGAAGTAA
- the serS gene encoding serine--tRNA ligase, whose translation MIDLKDLRDHPAKYKAGAAAKKISVDIDRLLDLDAKLRAVMTEREQLTAEKNKIGKDIGPLMGQIKKATGDEKAALEAKLAELKAKPEAMKQREQELANQIGELEPQRNELWLLVPQPPDDDVPRGESAEDNKEIERWHPVWYDTNKSFVENKGFEARSHVELMTKLGMVDFERGVKIAGSRSYILTGAGMQLHNAILRYAFDYMTHENGFTAASAPVLVRDQMMVGTGFFPHGVEQTYHIANPTGDYQLYLTGTGEVGLMGLHADEMIDADKLPLCYTTVSTCFRREAGAAGKDTAGLYRIHQFDKVEQVVICKADEAESRMWHRKMIGFVQTLLKRLQLPHRLLQCCTADLGPKNADMIDVECWMPSREGFGETHSASRLYDYQTRRLNIRYKDPETKKNVVAHSLNNTVAASPRILIPIVEMYQNEDGSITIPEVLRSYMNGATQIG comes from the coding sequence ATGATTGACCTCAAAGACCTGCGTGACCATCCCGCCAAGTACAAGGCCGGCGCCGCGGCGAAGAAGATCAGCGTCGATATCGACCGCCTGCTCGATCTCGATGCGAAACTGCGCGCCGTCATGACCGAGCGCGAGCAGCTCACCGCTGAGAAAAACAAGATCGGCAAAGACATCGGCCCGCTCATGGGGCAGATCAAAAAAGCGACCGGCGATGAGAAGGCCGCGCTGGAGGCGAAGCTGGCGGAACTCAAGGCCAAGCCCGAAGCGATGAAGCAGCGCGAACAGGAATTGGCGAACCAGATCGGCGAGTTGGAGCCGCAGCGCAATGAGTTGTGGCTGCTGGTGCCGCAGCCGCCGGACGACGATGTGCCGCGCGGCGAGAGCGCCGAGGACAACAAGGAAATCGAGCGATGGCATCCGGTGTGGTACGACACCAATAAATCGTTCGTCGAGAACAAGGGCTTCGAGGCCCGGTCGCACGTCGAACTGATGACGAAGCTGGGCATGGTCGATTTCGAGCGCGGCGTGAAAATCGCCGGCTCGCGCAGCTATATCCTCACCGGCGCCGGCATGCAGCTTCACAATGCGATCCTCCGCTACGCCTTCGATTACATGACCCACGAAAACGGGTTCACCGCCGCGTCGGCGCCGGTGCTGGTGCGCGATCAGATGATGGTCGGCACCGGGTTCTTCCCGCATGGCGTCGAGCAGACGTATCACATCGCCAACCCGACCGGCGACTATCAGCTTTACCTGACGGGCACCGGCGAAGTCGGCCTGATGGGCCTGCATGCCGACGAAATGATCGATGCGGACAAACTGCCGCTCTGCTACACGACCGTCAGCACCTGCTTCCGCCGCGAAGCCGGTGCGGCGGGCAAGGACACGGCGGGGCTCTATCGCATTCACCAGTTCGACAAGGTGGAGCAGGTCGTGATCTGCAAGGCCGACGAAGCCGAGAGCCGCATGTGGCACAGGAAGATGATCGGTTTCGTGCAGACACTGCTCAAGCGTTTGCAGTTGCCGCATCGTTTGCTTCAGTGCTGCACCGCCGATCTGGGCCCCAAGAATGCGGACATGATCGACGTCGAATGCTGGATGCCCAGCCGCGAGGGCTTCGGCGAAACGCACTCGGCGAGCCGCTTGTACGACTATCAGACCCGCCGCCTGAATATCCGCTACAAGGACCCGGAAACGAAAAAGAACGTCGTGGCCCATTCGCTCAACAACACCGTCGCCGCCAGCCCGCGGATTCTTATTCCGATCGTCGAGATGTACCAGAACGAGGACGGCTCGATCACGATCCCCGAAGTCCTCCGCAGCTACATGAACGGCGCGACCCAGATCGGGTGA
- a CDS encoding c-type cytochrome: protein MKKLATVGLGLLVFVAPAIAENLPAPLAPEGMTATVFAQPPTVNYPVCIAASVDGAVFVGVDKQGSLGKKEGDGKVVRCIDTDGDGVADKFTTFAVMDHPRGLVYDHNTLWVLHPPTVTMYTDTNGDGVADESKVLITGISTDMVNKRGADHTTNGIRLGIDGWIYIAMGDFGCVDATGTDGRKLTVHGGGVVRFRPDGTQLELYAFGTRNILDVCIDPYMNAFVRDNTNDGGGWNVRVAHIIQSANLGYPRLFTHFGSEILPPLADYGGGSGCGGLYLHEPGFPKPYDDILLTCDWGRSWVYSHKLPADGATFDPQQDEFIHIERPTDIDVDGSSHLYVTSWRGGQFAYKGEDIGFVAQYKPTGYTAPPVIDYEKADVNTLVAALADRSAVRRMAAQRAILRRKADSTLSDRLVALASDNNAPLYGRAAAIFTLKQAFGSASTSLLVKLADDDAVREFALREMTDRMDELAGVPASLYEKALHDSNPRVRVAAMIGIGRLGDANAAGDLLAMAHMKSLAVSTDEPETRSVEGEKVSKVEPVEMSIDVTGGKVLYLMVGDGGDGNGMDHASWIDPHFESPAGLVKCTSLKWINAGAGWGSVGNNKDCEGKPLKVGGKVVEGIGTHAPSIIAFNIPKGATKFVTQTSPDDGSQGKGSIQFSLYVDKLPAGESSDDYVNKANPAIVEPHMAIQTLAKLDSTAACVAALDGPNSDAAIWALKYKHDKAAVDGLIAHLLASNLALKRAVLTDLVRLYYDEAPYTNGDWWGTRPDTTGPYYVRAKWDESDRIEQAIRDEAAKLDPSMLKFLQGQLAKHRVVFAGLSSMEVATADTGKKNNKKKMKDEPKVDLSKVLAATGGANTVGAIGFDKAKAEALKFEGDSNLGKTLFTQQGCIACHTTADGQTPKGPHLAAIGKRYSREELLSSILTPSAVIAQGFDTHVITLKDNTVQTGFVVNEGADTIELRNIAGQSATVKKSDIASRTVLEQSMMPQGLVNALTPEQLASLLAYLESL, encoded by the coding sequence ATGAAAAAGCTCGCCACTGTCGGTCTGGGTCTGCTTGTGTTCGTCGCCCCCGCTATCGCGGAGAATCTTCCGGCGCCCCTAGCGCCCGAAGGCATGACGGCGACCGTCTTCGCTCAGCCGCCGACCGTCAACTACCCCGTCTGCATTGCCGCGTCGGTCGATGGCGCGGTCTTCGTCGGCGTCGACAAGCAGGGCTCGCTCGGTAAGAAGGAAGGCGATGGCAAAGTCGTCCGCTGCATCGACACCGATGGCGACGGCGTGGCCGACAAGTTCACGACCTTCGCCGTGATGGATCACCCGCGCGGCTTGGTCTACGACCACAACACGCTCTGGGTCCTCCATCCCCCGACCGTCACCATGTACACCGACACGAACGGCGACGGCGTGGCCGACGAATCGAAGGTCCTCATCACCGGCATCAGCACCGACATGGTCAACAAGCGCGGCGCCGATCATACGACCAACGGCATCCGCCTCGGCATCGACGGATGGATCTACATCGCGATGGGCGACTTCGGCTGCGTTGATGCGACCGGCACCGATGGCCGCAAGCTGACGGTGCACGGCGGGGGCGTCGTGCGCTTCCGACCCGACGGCACGCAACTCGAACTCTACGCCTTCGGCACGCGCAACATCCTCGACGTCTGCATCGACCCCTACATGAACGCCTTCGTGCGTGACAACACCAACGACGGCGGCGGATGGAACGTCCGCGTCGCGCACATCATCCAGTCCGCCAACCTCGGCTACCCGCGCCTGTTCACACACTTCGGCTCCGAAATTCTCCCGCCGCTCGCCGACTACGGCGGCGGCTCGGGCTGCGGCGGGCTGTACCTGCACGAGCCGGGTTTCCCCAAGCCGTATGACGACATTCTGCTCACCTGCGACTGGGGCCGAAGCTGGGTGTACTCGCACAAACTTCCCGCCGACGGCGCGACCTTCGACCCGCAGCAGGACGAGTTCATCCACATCGAGCGCCCCACCGACATCGACGTCGACGGCTCCTCGCATCTGTATGTGACAAGCTGGCGCGGCGGGCAGTTCGCCTACAAGGGCGAAGACATCGGCTTCGTCGCCCAGTACAAACCGACCGGCTACACCGCGCCGCCGGTCATCGACTATGAAAAAGCCGACGTCAACACGCTTGTCGCGGCGCTGGCCGATCGGTCGGCGGTGCGCCGCATGGCGGCCCAGCGGGCGATTCTCCGCCGCAAGGCCGACAGCACGCTCAGCGACAGGCTGGTCGCGCTGGCGTCCGACAATAATGCTCCGCTCTACGGCCGGGCGGCGGCAATCTTCACGCTCAAGCAGGCCTTTGGCTCCGCGTCGACGTCGCTGCTCGTCAAGCTCGCTGACGATGATGCGGTGCGCGAATTCGCCCTGCGCGAGATGACGGATCGCATGGACGAATTGGCCGGCGTCCCGGCTTCGCTTTACGAGAAGGCGCTGCACGATTCGAATCCGCGCGTGCGCGTGGCGGCGATGATCGGCATCGGCCGTCTGGGCGATGCCAACGCCGCGGGCGATCTGCTTGCGATGGCGCACATGAAGAGTCTGGCGGTCAGCACCGATGAACCCGAGACGCGGTCGGTCGAAGGCGAGAAGGTCAGCAAGGTCGAGCCGGTCGAGATGTCGATCGATGTGACCGGCGGGAAGGTGCTGTACCTGATGGTCGGCGACGGGGGCGACGGCAACGGCATGGACCATGCTTCGTGGATCGATCCGCACTTCGAATCGCCCGCCGGCTTGGTCAAATGCACGAGTCTCAAATGGATCAACGCCGGAGCGGGCTGGGGCAGCGTCGGCAACAATAAGGATTGTGAAGGCAAGCCGCTCAAAGTCGGCGGGAAAGTCGTCGAAGGCATCGGCACGCACGCCCCGTCGATCATCGCGTTCAACATCCCCAAAGGCGCGACGAAGTTCGTGACGCAGACGTCGCCCGACGACGGTTCGCAGGGCAAGGGATCGATTCAGTTTTCCTTGTATGTCGACAAGCTGCCCGCCGGCGAGTCGTCGGATGACTACGTCAACAAGGCCAACCCGGCCATTGTCGAGCCGCACATGGCGATTCAGACGCTGGCGAAGCTCGATTCGACGGCCGCATGCGTCGCGGCGCTCGATGGGCCGAACAGCGACGCGGCCATCTGGGCGCTCAAATACAAGCACGACAAGGCGGCGGTCGACGGTCTGATCGCGCATCTGTTGGCGAGCAATCTGGCGCTGAAGCGCGCGGTGCTCACCGATCTGGTGCGACTGTACTATGACGAAGCGCCGTACACGAACGGCGACTGGTGGGGCACGCGTCCGGACACGACCGGGCCTTACTATGTCCGCGCCAAGTGGGACGAGTCCGACCGTATCGAGCAGGCGATCCGCGATGAGGCGGCCAAGCTCGATCCGTCCATGCTCAAGTTCCTTCAAGGCCAGCTCGCCAAGCATCGCGTCGTTTTCGCCGGACTTTCGAGCATGGAGGTTGCGACGGCGGACACGGGCAAGAAGAACAACAAGAAAAAGATGAAAGACGAACCGAAAGTCGACCTGAGCAAGGTGCTGGCGGCGACCGGCGGGGCGAACACCGTCGGCGCGATCGGCTTCGACAAGGCCAAGGCCGAGGCGCTGAAGTTCGAAGGCGATTCCAACCTCGGCAAGACGCTCTTCACGCAGCAGGGCTGCATCGCCTGTCACACCACCGCCGACGGCCAGACCCCCAAGGGTCCGCACCTGGCCGCGATCGGCAAACGCTACAGCCGCGAAGAGCTGCTTTCGTCGATCCTGACGCCCAGCGCCGTCATCGCCCAGGGCTTCGACACGCATGTCATCACCCTCAAGGACAACACCGTGCAGACCGGTTTCGTCGTCAACGAAGGCGCCGACACGATCGAGCTTCGAAATATCGCCGGCCAGTCCGCCACGGTGAAGAAGTCCGACATCGCCAGCCGCACCGTACTCGAGCAGTCGATGATGCCGCAGGGCCTCGTCAACGCGCTGACGCCCGAGCAGCTCGCGTCGCTGTTGGCGTATCTGGAATCGCTCTGA
- a CDS encoding metal-dependent hydrolase, producing MSVKLTWLGHSAFLIEAGPHRVAIDPFLSGNPSAPCKPADLNPTHIVMTHGHEDHFSDTIDIAKRTGATVYGVYELMGYCSAHGVKHTEPMNPGGKVAAPFGFVALTQAFHSSSFNGVYTGMPAGTVVNVAGKTFYHTGDTALFSDMKLIGEIYKPQVAMICAGDRFTMGPELAARAAEFIQPRVAIPCHWGTWPPLADEAKIRAGFTPAGVEAKIMKPGESMMVG from the coding sequence ATGTCCGTCAAGCTCACCTGGCTCGGCCACTCCGCATTTCTCATCGAAGCCGGTCCACACCGTGTCGCCATCGATCCCTTTCTCTCCGGCAATCCCAGCGCTCCCTGCAAGCCCGCCGACCTGAACCCGACGCATATCGTCATGACGCATGGTCACGAAGACCACTTCTCCGACACCATCGACATCGCCAAGCGCACCGGCGCCACGGTCTACGGCGTCTACGAACTGATGGGCTACTGCTCCGCGCATGGCGTCAAACACACCGAACCCATGAACCCCGGCGGAAAAGTCGCCGCGCCCTTCGGTTTCGTCGCCCTCACGCAGGCGTTCCACTCATCTTCCTTCAATGGCGTCTATACCGGCATGCCCGCCGGCACAGTCGTCAATGTTGCCGGCAAGACGTTCTATCACACCGGCGACACCGCGCTGTTCTCCGACATGAAGCTCATCGGCGAAATCTACAAGCCGCAGGTCGCCATGATCTGCGCCGGCGATCGTTTCACGATGGGCCCCGAGCTTGCCGCCAGAGCCGCGGAGTTCATCCAGCCGCGGGTCGCCATCCCGTGCCACTGGGGTACCTGGCCTCCGCTCGCCGACGAAGCGAAGATCCGCGCGGGCTTCACGCCCGCGGGCGTCGAGGCGAAGATCATGAAACCGGGCGAAAGCATGATGGTGGGTTGA
- a CDS encoding sulfatase-like hydrolase/transferase translates to MMRVIVLAAALVVCAGSVARAEAKKLNVLLIMSDDLSCRLGSYGGEFKSPQIDKLAARGVLFEHAYCQYPLCNPSRASFMAGQRPDTTRIITNGPNLRELHPDCVTMAQLFKESGYFSARVGKIYHYGVPREIGTNGAGDDPQSWNVRINPAGKDIEDENEIINYMPGAKPPKKGERADNLGAALSWRADDGADTLQTDGKVADETIKLLREHKDGPFFIACGFYRPHVPDVIPKGYLDNYPMDSVKLPVEPEEHLKKIPPAAFFRRETFTKIDADKLRTFKRAYMSAVSFMDAQLGRVIEAVDELGLADSTVIVFVSDHGWMLGEHGSEWEKQQLFEMSAKVPMIIVAPGMKGNGSKSGRAVELLDVYPTVADLCGLKAPAAIEGVSLRPLLADPAAAWDHPAYTQVRHGKNDGRSVRTERYRYTEWGDDGDKGAELYDYEMDPNEWNNLADDPGSKELREKMKALLHK, encoded by the coding sequence ATGATGCGAGTCATTGTTCTGGCGGCGGCGCTGGTGGTTTGTGCGGGCAGCGTCGCGCGGGCGGAGGCGAAGAAGCTCAATGTGCTATTGATCATGTCCGACGATCTGAGTTGTCGTCTCGGCAGTTACGGCGGCGAGTTCAAGTCGCCGCAGATCGACAAGCTGGCGGCCCGGGGTGTGCTGTTTGAACATGCGTATTGTCAGTATCCCTTGTGCAACCCGAGCCGGGCGAGTTTCATGGCGGGGCAGCGGCCGGATACGACGCGGATCATCACCAACGGGCCGAACCTGCGCGAGCTGCACCCGGACTGCGTGACGATGGCGCAGCTCTTCAAGGAGAGCGGCTACTTCTCGGCGCGTGTGGGGAAGATTTACCACTACGGTGTGCCGCGCGAGATCGGGACGAACGGGGCGGGGGATGATCCGCAGTCGTGGAACGTGCGGATCAATCCGGCGGGCAAGGATATCGAGGACGAGAACGAAATCATCAACTACATGCCCGGCGCGAAGCCGCCCAAGAAGGGCGAGCGGGCCGACAACCTCGGGGCGGCCCTGTCGTGGCGCGCCGACGACGGCGCGGACACGCTTCAGACGGACGGCAAGGTGGCGGACGAGACGATCAAGCTGCTGCGCGAGCACAAGGACGGGCCGTTTTTTATCGCCTGCGGGTTCTACCGTCCGCATGTGCCGGATGTGATTCCCAAGGGATATCTGGACAATTACCCGATGGATTCGGTGAAGTTGCCGGTGGAGCCGGAGGAGCATTTGAAGAAGATTCCGCCCGCGGCGTTCTTCCGGCGGGAGACGTTCACGAAGATCGATGCGGACAAGCTTCGGACGTTCAAGCGAGCGTATATGTCAGCGGTTTCGTTCATGGATGCGCAGCTCGGGCGGGTCATCGAGGCGGTGGACGAACTGGGGCTGGCGGATAGCACCGTCATCGTCTTCGTGTCCGATCACGGATGGATGCTCGGCGAGCACGGCAGCGAATGGGAGAAACAGCAGCTTTTTGAGATGTCGGCGAAAGTGCCGATGATCATCGTCGCGCCGGGGATGAAGGGCAACGGCTCCAAGAGCGGGCGCGCGGTCGAACTGCTCGATGTTTATCCGACGGTGGCGGATTTGTGCGGCCTGAAGGCGCCGGCGGCGATCGAGGGCGTGAGTCTGCGGCCATTGCTGGCGGACCCCGCGGCGGCGTGGGATCACCCGGCGTACACGCAGGTCAGGCACGGCAAGAACGACGGCCGCAGCGTCCGCACGGAGCGCTACCGCTACACCGAATGGGGCGACGACGGCGACAAAGGCGCGGAGCTGTACGATTACGAAATGGACCCCAACGAGTGGAACAACCTCGCGGACGACCCGGGCTCGAAGGAATTGCGGGAGAAGATGAAGGCGCTACTGCATAAGTGA
- a CDS encoding tetratricopeptide repeat protein: MPAPRPYSMRMLMRNATWIKMLLLVCALGLFAGCATTPGAAHHGNADKAAELTAKAKAAQEAGNLQEAMMLFEQALALDPRNTDAYIGVGDVNQVSGDYAKAATQYEKARAIAPENFDANYKLALMYHLLNRLREAISTYLSALSIDPSNFDANLNLATAYLQVNQPQLGLPYAQRAVELNPDSVPALVNLGSIYSALDDHESALKAYESAMQHEDVSTPVAINYVNALLKTDHADKAVQVLRKIVAKDPKGEYFERLGYALYKTNDYAGSAEAYEQALAKNENDTSALNGLGVNLMTTYIQNDRKQITLRNRAVDMWRKSIRLSPDQPRILDLISRYSRL; the protein is encoded by the coding sequence ATGCCCGCGCCGCGGCCATACTCTATGAGGATGCTCATGCGTAACGCCACATGGATAAAGATGCTGCTGCTCGTGTGCGCCCTGGGCCTCTTCGCCGGCTGCGCCACAACGCCCGGCGCCGCGCACCACGGCAACGCCGACAAGGCCGCGGAACTGACCGCCAAGGCCAAGGCAGCGCAGGAAGCGGGGAACCTGCAGGAAGCGATGATGCTCTTCGAGCAGGCGCTGGCTCTGGATCCGCGCAACACCGATGCGTACATCGGCGTGGGCGATGTCAACCAGGTCAGCGGCGACTACGCCAAGGCGGCGACGCAGTACGAAAAAGCACGCGCGATCGCGCCCGAGAACTTCGACGCCAATTACAAGCTCGCCCTGATGTATCACCTGCTCAATCGCCTCCGCGAGGCGATCAGCACGTACCTCTCCGCCTTGTCGATCGATCCGTCGAACTTCGACGCCAACCTCAACCTCGCCACCGCGTACCTCCAGGTCAATCAGCCCCAGCTCGGTCTGCCCTACGCTCAGCGCGCCGTGGAGTTGAATCCCGATTCCGTGCCGGCGCTGGTGAACCTCGGGTCGATCTACTCCGCGCTGGACGATCACGAATCGGCACTGAAGGCGTACGAAAGCGCCATGCAGCACGAAGATGTGTCCACGCCCGTCGCCATCAACTATGTCAACGCCCTGCTCAAGACCGATCACGCCGACAAGGCCGTCCAAGTCCTCCGTAAGATCGTCGCCAAGGACCCCAAGGGCGAATACTTCGAACGCCTCGGCTACGCGCTGTACAAGACCAACGACTACGCCGGCAGCGCCGAAGCGTACGAACAGGCCCTGGCCAAAAACGAAAACGACACTTCCGCGCTCAACGGCCTGGGCGTCAACTTGATGACGACCTACATCCAGAACGATCGCAAGCAGATCACCCTGCGCAACCGGGCCGTCGACATGTGGCGCAAATCCATCCGCCTCAGCCCCGACCAGCCCCGCATCCTCGACCTCATCAGCCGCTACAGCCGGTTGTAA